Proteins encoded within one genomic window of Desulfobulbaceae bacterium:
- a CDS encoding carboxymuconolactone decarboxylase family protein — protein MESYYQPEDLPKFAEIGQEAPELAKKFFDYYNAVFAEGELSEREKSLIALAVAHAVQCPYCIDAYTQTCLEKGSNKAEMTEAIHVATAIRGGASLVHGLQMRNTAQKLSF, from the coding sequence ATGGAATCGTATTATCAGCCTGAAGATCTACCCAAATTTGCCGAGATCGGCCAAGAAGCGCCGGAATTGGCTAAAAAGTTTTTTGATTATTATAACGCTGTCTTTGCTGAGGGCGAGTTGAGTGAACGGGAAAAATCCCTTATTGCCTTGGCGGTGGCCCATGCTGTTCAGTGCCCTTATTGTATCGATGCCTATACGCAGACATGTTTGGAAAAAGGCTCGAATAAGGCGGAGATGACCGAGGCGATCCATGTGGCAACGGCCATCAGGGGTGGGGCTTCTCTGGTTCATGGGCTGCAGATGCGTAATACTGCTCAAAAACTCTCATTTTAA
- the arsS gene encoding arsenosugar biosynthesis radical SAM protein ArsS (Some members of this family are selenoproteins.), with the protein MTSKLPQMVEPFSQSLKSRGLSLTRLKSTVLQINVGLLCNLACRHCHLEAGPARQEIMSADTVSQVVELSKRFSFGVIDVTGGAPEMNPHILDLLGGLSGRGARVMLRSNLTAMDGPGREQLIDLCLDKKVVIVASFPALNETQAESQRGKGIFLKSIEVLQRLNGLGYGKTGSGLELNLVSNPAGAFIPNNQSQLEDRFRQILMNKWGIEFNQLFSFANVPLGRFKKWLVASGNYVSYMEKLAHSQNPCALDGVMCRSLISVGWDGYLYDCDFNQAIGLGLGGQQIHISELEELPVPGLEIAVSDHCYACTAGSGFT; encoded by the coding sequence ATGACCAGTAAGCTTCCACAAATGGTTGAACCATTTTCTCAAAGTCTAAAAAGCAGGGGCTTGTCGCTGACCCGGCTCAAAAGTACAGTTCTGCAAATAAATGTCGGGCTTTTATGTAATCTTGCCTGTCGGCATTGTCATCTTGAGGCGGGACCGGCTCGGCAGGAAATCATGTCTGCAGATACTGTTTCACAGGTAGTTGAACTTTCTAAGCGATTCTCCTTTGGCGTCATAGACGTGACAGGAGGGGCTCCGGAGATGAACCCGCACATCCTTGATCTGCTTGGTGGCTTATCCGGGAGGGGCGCCAGAGTGATGCTGCGTTCAAATTTAACCGCCATGGATGGCCCTGGTCGGGAACAACTCATTGATCTCTGTCTGGATAAGAAAGTTGTGATTGTGGCATCGTTTCCAGCTTTGAATGAAACACAGGCGGAGTCGCAACGCGGTAAGGGTATTTTTCTGAAATCCATTGAAGTTTTACAGAGACTCAACGGGTTAGGCTATGGAAAAACGGGTTCGGGGCTAGAGCTTAATCTGGTTTCAAATCCCGCTGGTGCTTTTATCCCTAATAATCAGTCTCAACTTGAGGACAGATTCAGACAAATTCTGATGAACAAGTGGGGTATTGAGTTTAACCAGCTGTTTTCTTTTGCCAATGTTCCTTTGGGACGATTTAAGAAATGGCTTGTTGCTTCCGGGAATTATGTTTCGTATATGGAGAAACTGGCGCACAGTCAAAACCCCTGCGCTTTGGATGGCGTTATGTGCAGGTCACTGATATCTGTTGGCTGGGATGGGTATCTCTATGACTGTGATTTTAATCAGGCCATAGGACTGGGACTTGGGGGGCAGCAAATTCACATCAGCGAGCTTGAAGAGCTTCCTGTTCCTGGGCTGGAAATTGCCGTGTCTGACCATTGTTATGCCTGTACGGCAGGTTCAGGATTCACCTGA